The Macaca thibetana thibetana isolate TM-01 chromosome 5, ASM2454274v1, whole genome shotgun sequence genomic sequence CAGCAAATTTAGATAGCATACTAGTGTTCAACTCTGAAATCACTCAAAATATAAAGggcatttttaaagcttttagcTTGCCTTCTCAATCTATGTGATAAATTAAAtggaacaaataaaaacatattggATCAGAGACTCAGCTTCTATGTGTATGTTTAGAAATTGCATAAAGTCATGAAAGCATAAGATACATTtctaaaacagaatttttaaaaattcaaacatactATAACTGAAGCACTCACCATTCTAAGAAGAGAGTCTTTCTGCGGGTAAATGATCAGCATGTCTAATAATGCCATTACTGGAGGAGGGGACACAGTCTACTATAACCAGAGGACAAGGTTCCTATAAATTATCATACTGAAAATGATTCACaaaaccatgaaagaaaaaatttaagcaGCTGACAAAAAAACCACTGATAAACAAAAAGCTACAATGGACAAATCGTTTCACTTTTTAGTCTGTGGTATAAGAATGGCCAAAAATAGGTGGGGAAAAATGCCTGTAAAAGTAGATTCTTggacttttcaaaaaaagagagagagagagagagagaaaagggttTACAGTATAATATTTCAATTATCTTatggaaagaaacaataaaaataaaacaaacatttgtttaaaaagcacAAGTTCATTTTAACAAAGTCATgaacttgaaaaattatttttgagctACAAAAATGGGTAAGGAATAGTTTGTTCTTCAAAAGTTTCTCTTTTGTTATTGGTTAATTTAATATGATTCCTTAACTAAATACcaaacctaggaagtggaggaaACTTGTGGCCGTTAAAGCAAAGCAGCACTAGGAACATGTCCATGCTCTGAACAAAAGCACTGTGTAATGACTCCTGCCATGACTCCACAGAGAGGAGTAACTATTACTCAGAAATAAGCGGTCTGTAAGAAAGAGACGGTGAACAGTTACAACAAAGAAAGATAAGGCCACAATGAGTTCTGCCCTTGATCACTGAAACAGATTTAAGGTGTGAGGCAGGATTAGCTTATAAGAGAGATGTGAGTGACTGGagcagatttgaagaaaaaaggCGATACAGAATAAAATGCAGCCTGGGGGTGATTAAAAAGGCTTGCAGTAAGAGAAAACTGCAATAACTGATTTAATCACCTAACGTGCTTTACAAATGactttccccttgaaaactgagGAAAAGGCGATTTAAAGATGTTAGGAAGAATATTTACAGTGGCATAGTCTGAGCATAGAGTGAGTGATGAAGACAGcgaagctgaaaaaaaaaatgctactaataataatttctaaaaagtcTATTAATGGAAACTTTTTCAAAACAGCCCAGGACACCAGAAAGACAATGTTCTGTAGGGAAACACTGTAGGAAGTTACAGTTTTGCATTCATAAGGTACTGTGGCTCCTGTTTTATGGGACAGTAAAAGCTTACCACAATCTAGAGGTAGTTTTTACTCTAAGAGGGATGATTGTATTACTAGACTGTGTCGTATAACATTACATATGTGATTCCTGTACTAAATGTAGCCCAATGAGTCTGCTGCAATTTCGAAGAAACCAAACAAAAGCATAACCAAAGTTCAGGAATGAAAGCAAGGTAAAACTGGCGGGTTTAGCATGCAAGGCCAACATACAACCCTGAATGCAACCAAATCtcaactgaaaagaaaagaaacattttctgagtTAGGAGATGTTTGTGGAGATGCTCAGtactggaaaagagaaaacaaacaaaaaggcagagaaaaaaatgaaaacataagttacatttgcattttataatcTTACAACTATCTGTTTCTAAAGTACTGTCTTCCAGCTATTTTAGTTGATCATCTAATAGAAGCATCTTATGTTTTAAGATTACAATGATGTTCTGGCTAGCTACCCCCTtcaaccccccccaaaaaagtaaagataataaAACATGCTTTTGCTGACATTTTCCTCATTCTACCATAAGGGCACCATCTACCAACTGGTAGCAAATACTTCCCATATTTTTTGTCACTTGCCAACAAGGCAGAAAATACCCTGCTGAATGAAATCACTAGGAACATTCcaagttcaaaataaaatgtttaacttaCACATAATACAAGTTATGTACAAGATTAGGAGGGGGGAAAAACCTGAACAAATCCTGGAACACACATTATGTATTTACGTTATGGGAAAAGGGGAGAAAACACTTCAAATATCAACATGTTCTGTGCCATTAACTCATTAATGGCTAAATGGCCACACCAAATTGCATGTGAATGTTAGAACCTCTTGGATAACCACTAtaagtccatttaaaaaaaaaaaaaaaaaaggaacacacagAAATTACTACCAACAGTGTCTGAGAAGAGAGACTAAGTTAACATACATTGCATGTATTGCAGGCAAGGcagaggcatttttttttaaagcttttgcaCAGACTTcatataatcttaaaaaaaaatacataggccTTTACAAGATTTGACTTGCTGAAATCCAAACAATTTTGACTCACGAAAAGTCATAAGACTTcagctgaaaataaaagaaaaaagttccagcctagaccaaaaaaaaaacctggaagagTATGACAATTAGATTAAACAAGCATGGTCAGGCTTGGAACCTGAATGTATTTTAGAGCAAAAGCTCAAAGGTAAGTGGGGAAGAGAACAACCTATTTGGTAACAAGGTGTACTATAATACCGTGATATAAAAAAAGGTATGGTGAAAATGTACCTTTTACTAAAGCTTATACAATATACAAGTTCCTTGGTCCATAAAAACTGTGTTAGATTTGTGTCTTCTAGTTTGTTCAACTTGTATTCCAGCCACATTATTTACTTCTTGCCCatttaaacaaaaccaaacaaaaaccaaccaaccaaccaaccaaccaaacagcTGAAAAACTTGATTTCCAATAGTTTgtacattttgactttttttttttttttttttaactgtggctTCTGCATTTCAAATCAGCACTTGCAGAGAGATAACGGGGTTTTTGAATAGTATCACCTGGTATGAAAAGTTCCCAAGAAACCACAAAAGAttgttcattttttctccttttttgactttttgccaCACTCAAGTCAGTTTAAGTCCTAGCAAAAAGACGGTAGTTAGGATACCACTGTGGCTGTAGATGATGTGACACTGGTTGAATTTGTGCTGGCGTTTGTGTAACTTCCCTCGCTGTTTGTGTTTGATTCATTAGGGGGCACCTGGCTTGAATTGGCTCGAAGGATTGCTCCTGCTGCACTGCAATGTGGCCGCGGCCCTGGTTCTGGTGTGTAGGTAAAGGTAAGGCTGGTGGAATAAATGATTCCATCATTTCGGACCAAAGTTACTGGAACCTGGACTGGTTGCCGGACCCATCTCCAACCTTCTCGGAATGCAGAAATGTCTGGGACGACACAGAGCATACTCTCTCCACACCTGAGGAGGaaatataaattacttaaaagcactttaaaaagcaaagtacaTGTTAAAAATGAGACTTAAGACAAGGTTGTTTAATACATTACAATCAATGCCAGGAAAGAATCTCCTGTACCCACACCCCTCACAACCTCTGGATGATGTAAAAAGTTTTATCAAGTACCTGTACATAGTTTCAGCTTCTACATCCCCAAACCACACTCGTAAATTTGGAGTGAAATTCTGTCCTGTAAGTTCAAGCATTGCTACGTCCCCACCGCCATTCAACTGCAATTCATAGAAAATCACAACACTgagaaaacttttcatttttcattaaagTACACAAATTAGATTCTCATTCAActtccatttgtttaaaaaaaaagggcaattaaaatgttttttattacaAAGCTAGCTAAAAACATTTCAAGATAACACacaagtttatttaaatttaaattttctggcAAGTACGCTcctcctattttgtttttttaaaaatcaacaaatggtgAATATAAAAATCCCCAAATCACACAATTGGAGAAAAATCAAAACTCCCATGAAATGAAATGATGCCAAGTCATAGCTGAGAGTAGCTGCAAAGAGCTAAAGGCCAACTTAGACTAGGCAGTCTCACCTGAAGGCTCTCTACGACAGGCACAGGTGTGACTGGGGCAAGGACAGGGCCCATTCCCTCGTAAAATGTATACTCTGCCTTATCTGTGCTAATGATTGTCCAGGAAGCGCCATCATTTATCATCTCTTTATTTGGTTCTTTTGGACATGGAGTGGCCtaataaagaaagaagtttaGAAACTAAGTTTTATACAGTTTGCATTAAGAGTATAAGAAAATTTTACCAAAGTAACCCTCAGACAAGAGTTAAGAGAATTCAGTAAAAACTTATAAACTTTCTAAAGCATGGTGCTTTGCCCATCTCTACATAAACACAAACAGAATACTAATACAGAAACCCCACAGACAGCAGTTTTTCTTATAATACAAACTATTTCAGTgacatattaaataataataactttcaGAGCAACCATGAGTACACCAATGCAGGTAGAAATTTCATTAATAGCAGATCAATATCTGTGATGTAAATGGCTGTTTAAAACTCTTCGGGAACTCCTAAGAAAGAGAATGGGGGTCCTCATGCTTAGGCAACAGCTAGAAGCTTATGCACGTTCCATAGGAGGGAATCAAGATGGGAAGGCAAAGCACCTACCCCTTCCTTAACACACCTAGACCAGGGATTCAGCATGCCCATCAGTGTGTGTGTGGCCATCTCTCTGGAAAGGAGTTTCACATGAAACTGTGACTATCTTATTAAATCATCTGCTCATGTCATAACCTCATGAAAGCCTTCTGAGTAAATGTAAAACATTAGCTTTTAAAGCATGTCATCGTTACTATCTTGGGAAACCACGATGTAAATCTGATGAGATTTTGAGCCTTCACCCAGAAAAATGCTTCGTCTATACAATGTTTGCACACAATTTCAGAAGATTCAATGAGCACTGAAAATCTATTTTTGGATATCCTGAGGGGCTCTTTGTTCTTCAATTAAGAACCCTAGAACTAGATGTTAACTCTTTCTCtgagaacattttcataattttgagtTCTTCCTTGAGGAAGGATTGCTTGCATGTCTGAGGATTGTGTGTTAAGGATGCTCATACCTGAGATCCCTATCTGTGTATAgcttcatgtatttgtatataattaacagcaaatgaaaatttcatatttttgcaagATGCTAACCTCACAGTTCGTATATTTTAGATTTCAccagtaatttaaaaacatacctgaAATTGAATTATTCTTTCTTGAGAAAGGCACAAGTACATTCTTTCTGTATCCTTAAGGTAAAATGCACATTTATGGAGTTGTGACACAGGATCATCTGCATCCAATAATGCGGTCTGCTTATCAACTTTCCTAATTATCTACATTTgacaattaagaaataaaaggtCATCAATACATGGAAAGGATTTTCCTTGTGTACAACATCAAAAGTACATAGAAGTTATATACTGTATAATAATATCAGTTATTTGTCATATGcctacatatataaaaacattcacAAACAAAAAGACTAGGAATAAAAAACACTTTTAGATTGCAAGCAGGTCAGAATATAGACATTGTTACCCTCTTCCCtgaacatcttaaaaaaaaaaaaaatcaggcaggcAGGCACTTGTTTTCTAGGTCAGTACTTTTCAAACATTAATGCGCACTGAAATGAGCCGGGGTTCTTGTGAAAAACACAGGTTCTGATCTAGCAGGACCCTTGTGGGGCCTgatattctgcatttctaacaaaatcCCAGGCGATGTTAAT encodes the following:
- the RBPJ gene encoding recombining binding protein suppressor of hairless isoform X1 — protein: MRNYLKERGDQTVLILHAKVAQKSYGNEKRFFCPPPCVYLMGSGWKKKKEQMERDGCSEQESQPCAFIGIGNSDQEMQQLNLEGKNYCTAKTLYISDSDKRKHFMLSVKMFYGNSDDIGVFLSKRIKVISKPSKKKQSLKNADLCIASGTKVALFNRLRSQTVSTRYLHVEGGNFHASSQQWGAFFIHLLDDDESEGEEFTVRDGYIHYGQTVKLVCSVTGMALPRLIIRKVDKQTALLDADDPVSQLHKCAFYLKDTERMYLCLSQERIIQFQATPCPKEPNKEMINDGASWTIISTDKAEYTFYEGMGPVLAPVTPVPVVESLQLNGGGDVAMLELTGQNFTPNLRVWFGDVEAETMYRCGESMLCVVPDISAFREGWRWVRQPVQVPVTLVRNDGIIYSTSLTFTYTPEPGPRPHCSAAGAILRANSSQVPPNESNTNSEGSYTNASTNSTSVTSSTATVVS